ggatcccttgagcccaggagttggaggttgctgtgagctaggctgacaccacagcactcactctagcctggacaacaaagtgagactctgtcaaaaaaaaaaagaaagaaagaaagaaagaaagaaagaaagaaagaaagaaagaaagaaagaataataaaaatttagaaatgggAGTGTTACCAAAAGATGTCATTGTTAGCCTATGTAGCAAAAATGAGGGCCATAGATTGTTTGATGTTTCCTAAACCATTAATTTGCATGGCTGGTAGGTGGCAAACAAATGTTAATTTAAGAACAATagctataaattaaaaaactgcCCAAGTTTGCAATAATAGTTCTTAGAGTCCATGTAAGCTCTTTGATTAAGAATCTTATGTTCTACCAGCTGAGGTAGCCAGGTAGATATGGTTACACTCTTTGAAATGTGCAGGGCACTGTACAACTATAAGGATTGGTGTTGGTGACAATGGCTGTGATTGTAACCATTGTGGTAAAGTAATGATGGCCATGATCAGCATTAGAGTCGAGCCACCACGATTCCAGCTAAGTGGTCCTGATTGTACCATTGCAATGCCTTTGGGTGATAGTCTGTTTTGGGGTTTTGAGGACCACGAAGACATTCTTCACTGAACTAAGAATGGTGGTGGCTTCTGCTGACTCCTTTCCCTTGGCCATTTCCAGTTATAGTCAAAACACATTTTAGAGTAGGTGGGTTAAATTGGGCATTTCTCTCTATTAAAGAAGAGAacacttctcttcctttttttcttcttcattaaattaaaaattcaaaccaaTAGTTAAGAGGCTCATATATGGACATAGTCTTACCTTGGCTTATGTACTTGGAGAAATTAAATCCATTTCTAATCTCATGTGTTAAGTCAATACAATTTGTTATCCACTAGCTTTGGGAGAATGCTGacgagggaggaaggaaaaaaaacaaggagGAAGGAACCCAAGGCATTATCCCTGTGGGCATACCAGTAGAGTAGATCAGAATAGCTTTCATCAGACTGGCTCTGAGAACTTGGGACTTAGTGTATGCATGATGTCCAAACCATCATCTGAAGCATAAGCTGTTTAGTCTATAGTGTGCTTCTTTTATTGATCTACATAGTACGTGGCTTTGGGTTCAACAAATTTTTCGACTTATACTTTTTTACTTGAACAGACTGTTTTACTCATGGGGTGTCTCTAACTCAGAATCCACTGGAGACAATTATCTCAGTAGCAGCCCGTCCTCACTTGGAGACGCCAACACCCCACAGCTGTGACAGGCACACCTGGCCGTGCCCGTCATCTGCTCTTTGCTCCTCCGTCCATCGCTGCTTCGTTACAGGCATCGCTGCTCAAACCGAGACACATTCTGTGTTCTATAAAAATAAGAGGCTGACCCTGAGATCCCCCAGGGAAGATGGCAGCGTGAGCTAAAGAGCACATTCTCATTACTGGTTCTCAGGATGGGTTGGTTCAAAATATGCAGGTCCTTTGTTTTCCCCTTAAGAATCCTTTTATTAATGAATTGGACATAGACGGTTTGTAGGTAATTACGCTTCTACTACAGATGGGGCAGCATCACCCTCAAAAACCCAGAGCAACTTAATAGTGGTTAAAGTCTCAATATTTACTACGACACAGGCATTGTTATAGCCATTTTTGAAGTATGAAGttcaaaacatactttaaaaaataggaacTGGAGATTGAAACTGGTATATCCCTTAGCAGTGTCATAGACTCTTAGAACAGAATCAGGAAATATTTTAGATCTGGAAATGACCTCCAAGGCCAAATTCAATTCCTTAATTGGcacaaagaagataaataatttcttttaattttcacagctGGCAGGTATCTCAGGTATTTAGATTCTCAGATCAGTTCTGCTAAGTTATTATATAAGTTAAGGTCAAGAAAATACCTTAGGGGATAAATATTTACTTCTTCGATCTTAAGTATGGACATGTGGCTCCTCATCTATCTTGTGGATCAGAGTTTCTGTAGCTGTGGGAGGCTGCTTGTTTTTACCTCAAAATGAATCCTCTACCCATTGATTTTCTCAGAGCAGCCAGCACCTCCTTGTTCCTCAGGCTATAAATGAGAGGGTTGAGCATGGGAGTGAAGATGGTATTGATCATGGACAGTATTTCATCCTGTTCTGAAGTGTGAAAGGAGTGAGGGGTCATGTAAATGATCATGGCTGGTCCATAGTAGAGGCTCACTACAGCCAAATGAGAGGAACAGGTGGCCACGGCTTTCCTCCTACCCTCTGGCGAATTCATGCGGAGGACTGTGAGGAAGATGAGCATGTAGGAAGACATGATCAGTCCTAAGGGAAGAAGAACAAACACAATGCAAATGACAGACACCACCATCTCATATAAGGAAGTGTCCTCACAAGAGAGCGTCAGGACAGCAGGCATTTCACAGAAGAAGTGGTGGATTTCCCCGGAGCCACAGAAGGGAAAGTGCATGGTGTATATGGTATTGATGAGGGAATTTAGGACACCTCCACCCCATGACACTAGGGCCATCTGCAGGCAGATTCTGGGGCTCATGACAACCGAATATCTCAGTGGGTTGCAGATGGCCATGTAACGGTCATAGGACATCATGGTCAAAAGGAGACACTCACCACCCCCAAtagcaaagaagaagaaaatctgagTTCCACAGGCAACCTTTGAGATGTTTCTCTTCCCAGAGAAGAAGTTGATGGCCATCTTCGGGACTGTGGTGGAAATTAAGGCCAAGTCAATGAGAGAGAGATGGCTGAGTAGTATgtacatgggggtgtggaggCGGGGGTCCCTCCAGATCAAGAGGATCAAGGTGGCATTCCCAGTGACGGCGACGACATAGAGCAGAAGGATGGAGGTGATGAGGATGCTGATGTGTGGCAGCTCTGGGAAAAGTCCCAGGAGAAGGAAATCAGTCAAGGTTTCGTTCCCTCTGTCCACGCTCTGGTCCTTCATACTGGGACTAGAGCATgtggagaaaacaataaaaatgtgtgaTACTGATGAACTGTGccggcttttatttttcttagaacttTATCAGAAATACTTTCTTTGAACATCAGTATtggtgcaaagaaaaaaaaaggaagaaagaaaggaaaaacatattttttaacagCTGGGACCAGGATTTTATTAGAGAAGCACTCGCTGTTTGGGGAAACCCTTGAATGTGAAAGGCAAGGCCCTGaggctggaggctgagaaatttaGCCCTTGCATGCAGCAGCGACATGTTTTGGGCGTGGTGCAGACGTGGACAGCCCAGAGGACAGGGGTCGAAAGAATCGACTGAATTCTTTGGAAAATAGTGGTTGGTGGTTCCCAAGAGGAGAATGGCTGAAtgtcttttaaccacttcggggcCAGCGTCgatatagtcgacagccacagatgaaggcgcacagctgagcatcgactttagccaacagccgtgatacgacttttctaatttttcatttatcaaaataaaattgtgaacttttaaatataacataatgaaaacatacatgcatatgttacctattctgacttacattacaaataaagctgcctgtaatGTAAAACAAGCTTTtggtgctttcaagctttcctcaccacacaagagcaaCACGGACCGTCGTCAATGCGCAGCACTCACCACCGTGCGGACTGCGAgcgccggctgtgggcgaggcttCGCGGCCCGTGAGCACCGAGCCCAAGGGGTTAAGGACAGGTATGTGTATTATTCGTGTcactattgtgtgtgtgtgtgcacatgtgtgtattgCTGGTGTGTAAATATCTTTCACTATCCTTGGACTTTGGAGAGTCTGCGGCCTTCTGTTGGGCGTGGTGTGGAGTAAATGAGCCCGGCAGGGCAGTGTCTGGCGTTTACGGTGGTGTGTAGAAGGGACAGCGTACATGAATTGGCAACAAGAACTTACAGTGAATGAAATCATCAAAAGCTGCAACTCAGAGCTGGAGATAGTAAGCTTCCTTCCAAACCCTCACTCCTAAGAGCCTGTAGAAAGTTTGAAGAGATGTTAGGGTTTTCTGCTGCATGTGGCGTACATTTGATTCCATGTTATTCAAGTTTGAAAGGTTGTGATAACCCCAGCTGACATCTACTTTGCACAGAATGGCACTGGTTGTAAGTACGAAGCTGGATGTCAGATGAAATGCTACGCCTAACTTTTGGCTTCCTTTTCCAAACGTGAAACAATGAAATAGGAGATGAGCGACGCTGGTCTCTTATGTCCCTTGTTCTCTCTGTCTGAGGGCCACAGGACGCCCTCTAACCCTGTTGGCCGTTCAGGCCACGCCAGCCCTCTCACGCTGCTTCCCCGGCAGAGCCTCACTCTCTGGCTGCTCTTTTGGGTGTCAGGGCCTGGACGAGACGGTTCTCCCTCTCGAGCAGGAGCTGATGAGGTAATTCCCTTAGGATCGCTGCCACTGTAAAGTACAGCAGACGCTCCTGTGGGGAGGCCTTCAGAAGTTTTCAAgagggaattatttttaatagactttttcAAGGGCATTTtcaggttcacagaaaaattgagggAAAACCACAGACGTTCCCATATgccactgccctgcccccacacatgcacGGCTGTCTCCACTGCCAACACTTTGGGCCTGCACTGGCCAGCCACCATTACCCGAAGAACATAGT
This window of the Microcebus murinus isolate Inina chromosome 13, M.murinus_Inina_mat1.0, whole genome shotgun sequence genome carries:
- the LOC105865720 gene encoding olfactory receptor 2M3-like: MKDQSVDRGNETLTDFLLLGLFPELPHISILITSILLLYVVAVTGNATLILLIWRDPRLHTPMYILLSHLSLIDLALISTTVPKMAINFFSGKRNISKVACGTQIFFFFAIGGGECLLLTMMSYDRYMAICNPLRYSVVMSPRICLQMALVSWGGGVLNSLINTIYTMHFPFCGSGEIHHFFCEMPAVLTLSCEDTSLYEMVVSVICIVFVLLPLGLIMSSYMLIFLTVLRMNSPEGRRKAVATCSSHLAVVSLYYGPAMIIYMTPHSFHTSEQDEILSMINTIFTPMLNPLIYSLRNKEVLAALRKSMGRGFILR